One stretch of Candidatus Zixiibacteriota bacterium DNA includes these proteins:
- the rlmB gene encoding 23S rRNA (guanosine(2251)-2'-O)-methyltransferase RlmB yields the protein MGNRPRSQSGRRHEHTDFSGEVRYVGEEDLYMLVEESSTPPLVLILDGIQDPHNLGACLRTADAAGVTGVIIPRDRTVAVTNVARTVACGAAEKIPIARVTNLARCLKQLKDLGLWIIGTGDEEARSLYEADMSGPLGIVIGAEGKGVRRLTRELCDYLVSIPMQGSVSCLNLSVAAGVTLFEAVRQRQAKL from the coding sequence ATGGGCAACAGACCGAGATCGCAATCCGGACGTCGACATGAACATACCGATTTTTCGGGTGAAGTTCGCTATGTCGGAGAAGAGGACCTTTATATGCTCGTGGAAGAGTCCTCGACGCCGCCGCTGGTGTTGATCCTCGACGGCATCCAGGATCCCCACAATCTTGGCGCCTGTCTCCGAACAGCTGACGCTGCCGGAGTGACGGGAGTGATCATCCCGCGGGATCGAACTGTGGCCGTAACCAATGTGGCCAGAACAGTTGCCTGCGGAGCGGCAGAAAAAATCCCGATTGCCCGAGTTACGAATCTGGCTCGTTGCCTCAAGCAGTTAAAAGATCTGGGTCTGTGGATTATCGGGACCGGCGATGAAGAAGCCCGGTCTCTGTATGAGGCTGATATGTCCGGACCGCTCGGGATCGTCATTGGAGCTGAGGGAAAAGGTGTCCGAAGGCTGACCCGGGAGTTGTGCGATTATCTGGTCAGTATCCCGATGCAGGGCTCCGTGAGTTGTCTCAATCTCTCTGTTGCGGCAGGAGTGACTCTGTTTGAGGCGGTCAGGCAGCGTCAAGCAAAACTGTAG
- a CDS encoding YceI family protein, with product MKTSKIAITLLSLILVIGLTTRAETWDVDKAHSSVGFKVSHMVISRVNGKFDDFSATIVFDGRDLKNASVEASIQMASIDTDNEKRDEHLRSGDFFDVSVYPTMAFKSTKIDPGNGNTFKMTGDLTMRGVTKQITFDAEFNGIQQDPWGNTRAGFSATTVIDRQDFGVSYNSMLDNGGLMVGNDVTIIIEVEAVMNK from the coding sequence GTGAAAACTAGTAAAATTGCTATTACTTTATTGAGTCTGATACTTGTCATTGGACTGACAACCAGGGCGGAAACATGGGATGTCGACAAAGCGCATTCTTCGGTTGGATTCAAAGTCTCACACATGGTTATATCCAGAGTGAATGGTAAATTCGACGATTTTAGCGCCACGATTGTCTTTGACGGCAGGGATCTGAAAAATGCCTCAGTTGAAGCCTCGATACAAATGGCTTCTATTGACACTGATAATGAAAAACGGGATGAGCATCTTCGTAGTGGTGATTTCTTCGATGTCAGCGTATACCCGACAATGGCTTTCAAATCGACAAAGATTGATCCGGGAAACGGCAATACCTTTAAGATGACAGGTGATCTGACGATGCGCGGGGTGACCAAACAGATTACTTTCGATGCCGAGTTCAACGGTATCCAGCAGGATCCCTGGGGTAACACCCGAGCCGGTTTTTCGGCAACAACCGTCATTGATCGTCAGGATTTCGGTGTCTCTTATAACTCAATGCTTGATAATGGCGGGCTGATGGTGGGCAACGATGTGACTATCATTATCGAGGTTGAAGCCGTTATGAATAAATAA